The Candidatus Palauibacter australiensis region CGTCGCCTTCTTCGAGGTGGATCAGAAGGCGGTCCTCGAATTCAAGCGCCACGTCCTGGCGGACAACGGCATCGAACAGCCGCCGTCGCTCTACGTCAACTACCTGGAGGCCGATGTTCCCGGCGGCCTGGCCGATCTCGGCTTCGACCCCGCGGCGCCCACGCTGATGGTCTGGGAGGGCAACACGATGTACCTGCCCCCCGAGAGCATCCTGCCGTTCCTGAACCGGCTCGCCGACGCGATGCCGTCGTTCCGCATCGCCTTCGACTACTTCTCGGTGGACCTGCAGCGCCGCGACTTCGACTCCGACGAGGACCGCAGGCGGCTCGAGGGCGTGGAACGGGCGATGCAAGCCTCGTTCCCCACCGGCTTCCCCGACCTGACGGTGTTCGAGAAGCAGGCACCGTTCGAGGTGGCCGAGTCCGGCACGTTCGCGGAACTGGCGGAAGAATACGGCCTGGGCGAGATGGTCGCCGAATACCCCGAAGACTGGCGCGAAACGCTGAAACTATACCGCTACTGCATCCTGGAACGGCGGTAGGCTATCTGCCTGATTCGGACCACACGATCACACTTCGACTTCTCTGAACTGGCCTTGTTGCATCGTGTGCACGGCCGAGCGGATCTCGTCGATCTTCACTGACCACCGACGCCCGCCAGCGCTTCCACTTCGTGGTCGAGGACGGACTCGACCTGCCAGCGCTCCACCCCCTGAAACCAGTCGAGAAACTGCTCGATCGAGGCACCCGCCCGCAGGTTCTCGAACAGGGCGCTCAACGGAACCCGTGTGCCCGAAAATACCCAAGCTCCGCTGACCTTCCGCGGATCACGCTCCACGGCGTCACATTCCTTCCAATTCGGCATCAGGGCACCTCGCTTCCAAGCCCAGGGGCCGGCTCCACAACACCCGATCCTTCAAAGGTAGCATCGACGCGACTAGCCGGAATCG contains the following coding sequences:
- a CDS encoding SAM-dependent methyltransferase, translating into MIDINEIGATAFVIASIRALEPEKPRPLFNDPYAPWFSNDRARTAARQVDAAFPPSTTMVRFRTRYFNRFVEQGIVDGARQVVLLGGGFDMRAHHYHDMGVAFFEVDQKAVLEFKRHVLADNGIEQPPSLYVNYLEADVPGGLADLGFDPAAPTLMVWEGNTMYLPPESILPFLNRLADAMPSFRIAFDYFSVDLQRRDFDSDEDRRRLEGVERAMQASFPTGFPDLTVFEKQAPFEVAESGTFAELAEEYGLGEMVAEYPEDWRETLKLYRYCILERR
- a CDS encoding DUF433 domain-containing protein, whose protein sequence is MPNWKECDAVERDPRKVSGAWVFSGTRVPLSALFENLRAGASIEQFLDWFQGVERWQVESVLDHEVEALAGVGGQ